A genomic segment from Armatimonadota bacterium encodes:
- a CDS encoding endo-1,3-1,4-beta glucanase-related protein: protein MWWRRTVALLLAVAVAGMCLAQQKPAKPPRGAIVLFDGKDLSQWVSRDGKSPARWEITPDGAMQVKAGTGDIMTRDEFGSFQLHIEFNIPPMPQASGQGRGNSGVYLHGLYELQVLDSYQNETYAKGGCAAIYGIKDPDKNAAKPPGQWQTYDITFIAPRFDSEGKVIAKPRVTVRWNGVLVHDNVEIPHITAGGIDNKMRQKGPILLQDHGNPVQYRNIWIRPLKD from the coding sequence ATGTGGTGGAGAAGGACGGTTGCTCTACTCCTCGCGGTAGCGGTGGCGGGGATGTGCCTGGCACAGCAAAAGCCTGCTAAACCGCCCCGGGGAGCTATCGTGTTGTTCGACGGCAAGGACCTGTCCCAATGGGTCTCGCGAGACGGCAAATCGCCTGCCCGATGGGAGATTACTCCCGACGGAGCCATGCAGGTCAAAGCGGGAACGGGCGACATCATGACCCGCGACGAGTTCGGCAGCTTCCAGCTGCACATCGAATTCAACATCCCGCCGATGCCGCAAGCCAGTGGACAGGGACGAGGCAACAGTGGCGTCTATCTGCATGGATTGTATGAGCTGCAGGTTCTCGATTCCTACCAGAACGAGACCTACGCGAAGGGTGGCTGCGCAGCCATTTACGGAATCAAAGACCCGGATAAAAACGCCGCTAAACCGCCGGGGCAGTGGCAAACATACGACATCACCTTCATCGCCCCGAGGTTCGACAGCGAAGGCAAAGTCATTGCCAAACCTCGCGTCACGGTGCGCTGGAACGGCGTGCTGGTGCACGACAATGTAGAGATACCGCACATCACCGCGGGCGGGATAGACAACAAGATGCGCCAGAAGGGACCCATCCTGCTGCAGGACCATGGCAATCCCGTCCAGTACCGCAACATCTGGATACGACCTTTGAAGGATTAG
- a CDS encoding oxidoreductase gives MSAKVTLAIVGCGGIAGAHREGLRKLWEAGIRDFEVIATVDIDRSRAEKMADQVAEFQGKRPTPYQHLEEVLQTEKNLDAVDICSLHRNHHTLAIPCFEAGKHVTIEKPLALTLKAGRLMLAAAQKAGTVFQVAENYRRAPEHRAIHWTVRQGDIGEIRMIFWLDVGERLWYWTWREHRMDAGGGWVLDGGVHFADLFRYHVGEVDTVAARAHAFHPYRYGKPETLEDPIPVDVEDTVMATLTFENGAMGQWTSVSAAPGKSFSQRVLYGEHGSIDFSSGLKTRSGREESLQEMVARFRKAIGEDGWEQMFPRGVTDTIATELWEFIQAVQGKMRVEIDGVEGYKDEAICMALYESSWLNGSTVVVADVEAGAIANYQRDLDEALGL, from the coding sequence ATGTCAGCAAAGGTTACACTGGCAATCGTCGGATGCGGCGGTATTGCGGGCGCGCACCGCGAGGGACTGCGCAAGCTGTGGGAAGCCGGTATTCGTGATTTCGAGGTTATCGCCACGGTGGATATCGACCGCTCCCGCGCCGAAAAGATGGCGGACCAGGTGGCGGAGTTTCAGGGCAAGCGCCCCACACCCTACCAGCATCTGGAAGAGGTGCTCCAGACCGAGAAGAATCTGGATGCGGTGGACATCTGCTCGCTTCACCGTAATCATCATACGCTGGCGATACCCTGCTTTGAGGCAGGCAAGCACGTGACCATCGAGAAACCGCTTGCGCTCACGCTGAAGGCGGGGAGGCTCATGCTGGCGGCGGCACAGAAAGCAGGCACCGTGTTTCAAGTGGCGGAGAACTATCGCCGCGCTCCCGAACATCGCGCCATCCACTGGACGGTACGGCAGGGCGACATCGGCGAGATTCGCATGATATTCTGGCTGGACGTAGGCGAGAGGTTGTGGTACTGGACGTGGCGCGAGCACCGCATGGACGCAGGTGGTGGCTGGGTGCTGGACGGCGGGGTGCACTTTGCCGACCTGTTCCGCTACCATGTGGGCGAGGTGGATACCGTCGCCGCGCGCGCTCACGCCTTCCATCCCTACCGCTACGGCAAGCCCGAAACGCTGGAAGACCCTATCCCCGTCGACGTAGAGGACACCGTGATGGCGACGCTCACCTTCGAAAACGGTGCGATGGGGCAATGGACCTCCGTCTCTGCCGCGCCGGGCAAAAGCTTTAGCCAGCGTGTGCTGTACGGCGAGCACGGCTCCATCGATTTCAGTAGCGGTCTGAAGACTCGCTCCGGGCGCGAGGAGAGCCTGCAGGAGATGGTGGCTCGCTTCCGCAAAGCGATTGGCGAGGATGGTTGGGAACAGATGTTCCCGCGCGGTGTCACCGATACCATCGCTACCGAGCTGTGGGAGTTTATCCAGGCAGTGCAGGGCAAGATGCGGGTGGAGATTGATGGTGTAGAGGGCTACAAGGACGAAGCCATCTGCATGGCGCTGTACGAGTCCAGCTGGCTGAACGGTAGTACGGTGGTTGTCGCCGACGTGGAGGCGGGAGCGATTGCCAACTATCAGCGCGACCTGGACGAGGCGTTAGGGTTGTAG
- the priA gene encoding primosomal protein N' yields the protein MNTDVSLQPVVDVVIDLPAALQEVFTYLLPRPLEAKVQVGSCVLVPFSGQEVLGYVARRYVLDAREAGKLKQVADVVEGSLPLDENRLALAEWLAREYRCGLAAAVRLLAPTEMVAKVQRVLRLTPQAQQQELWELSPNAPERRLLELLQSAGGQLPEATAKAQLGATLFNTAIYRLKRRGLVEGKNVLEAATARARVLRHVRLNISPEQAESLAEACAPRAPAQAALLRALAVAEEEMLPMAELLRQVGVSASALKSLQMRGVVDFADVPVYRSPFGRINLSQADAVLQMTPDQERCLGEIGQAIESGEHRSFLLFGVTGSGKTEVYLRAVSITLARGRSALILVPEIALAAQVVEAVKARFGNLVAVLHSALSAGERFDEWRRAREQRARVVVGARSAVFAPLDHLGLIVIDEEHEGAYKQQEHVPRYHARTVALERARREGAVLLMGSATPSVETFYQARRGMHMLLHLPTRVEGRPLPKVHVVDMRQSPRARGGVFSQQMAEAIAERLERGEQVILFLNRRAYASFVLCRKCGYVVKCRRCEVSLSYHKVDHSLRCHHCDYRQSVPAKCPSCGAVHIYPFGLGTQRVEEEMQQLFPEARLLRMDRDTTTRKGAHHVLLARFRAHEADVLIGTQMVAKGLDFPKVTLVGVVSADTALHIPDFRAAERAFQLLTQVAGRAGRAQQPGEVVVQTFNPEHEAIQTAATHDYLQFYEREILHREELRYPPFSRLANILATHPEEAKAEETCHRAAERLREVIAAERIDAEVLGPVQAPIPRLRGLWRWHCLVKCYQPEVLPDLLRDALDGVSCPQGGVLQVDIDPYSVL from the coding sequence TTGAACACAGATGTCTCCCTACAACCTGTGGTCGACGTGGTGATAGACCTGCCTGCGGCGTTGCAGGAGGTGTTCACCTACCTGCTGCCGCGTCCCTTAGAGGCGAAGGTGCAGGTGGGCAGTTGCGTGCTGGTCCCGTTCAGCGGTCAGGAGGTGCTGGGCTACGTTGCGCGTCGTTATGTGTTAGACGCTCGCGAGGCAGGTAAGCTCAAGCAGGTCGCCGATGTGGTGGAAGGAAGCTTGCCTCTGGATGAAAACCGCCTGGCGCTGGCGGAGTGGCTGGCGCGGGAGTACCGCTGCGGGCTAGCGGCGGCAGTGCGTTTGCTTGCCCCCACCGAGATGGTCGCGAAGGTGCAGCGCGTGCTTCGCCTGACGCCGCAGGCGCAACAACAGGAGCTGTGGGAACTCTCCCCGAACGCTCCCGAACGTCGCCTGCTGGAGTTGCTGCAGTCGGCGGGCGGTCAACTGCCCGAGGCAACGGCAAAGGCGCAGCTGGGCGCGACGCTATTCAACACCGCCATCTATCGTCTCAAGCGTCGTGGGCTGGTGGAGGGGAAGAACGTGCTGGAGGCTGCCACCGCCAGAGCGCGCGTGTTGCGTCACGTTCGGCTGAACATCTCGCCGGAGCAGGCGGAGAGTCTGGCGGAAGCGTGTGCGCCGCGCGCTCCGGCACAGGCGGCGTTATTGCGTGCGCTGGCGGTAGCGGAAGAGGAGATGCTGCCGATGGCGGAGCTGCTGCGGCAGGTGGGCGTCTCCGCCAGCGCGTTGAAGAGCCTGCAGATGCGCGGGGTGGTGGATTTCGCCGACGTGCCCGTGTACCGCTCCCCGTTCGGCAGGATAAACCTCTCGCAGGCGGACGCGGTCTTGCAGATGACGCCCGACCAGGAGCGATGCTTGGGGGAAATCGGGCAGGCGATCGAGTCGGGCGAGCATCGCAGTTTCCTGCTGTTCGGGGTGACGGGCAGCGGCAAGACGGAGGTGTATCTGCGGGCGGTGTCCATCACTCTCGCACGCGGGCGCAGCGCACTGATTTTGGTACCCGAGATCGCTCTGGCAGCACAGGTGGTAGAGGCGGTGAAGGCGCGTTTTGGCAATCTGGTGGCGGTGCTGCACAGCGCGCTGTCGGCGGGCGAGCGGTTCGATGAGTGGCGCAGAGCGCGTGAGCAGCGGGCGCGTGTGGTGGTGGGAGCGCGTTCGGCGGTGTTTGCTCCGCTGGACCATCTGGGACTTATTGTTATCGACGAGGAGCATGAGGGCGCTTACAAACAGCAGGAGCATGTGCCGCGTTACCATGCCCGCACGGTGGCTTTAGAAAGGGCGCGACGGGAGGGGGCGGTGTTGCTGATGGGCAGCGCAACACCCTCCGTGGAGACCTTCTATCAAGCGAGGCGGGGAATGCACATGCTGTTGCACCTGCCCACCCGCGTGGAGGGACGCCCCCTGCCGAAGGTGCATGTGGTGGATATGCGCCAGTCCCCCCGCGCGCGAGGGGGCGTCTTCAGCCAGCAGATGGCGGAGGCGATTGCAGAGCGTTTGGAACGAGGCGAGCAGGTCATCCTCTTCCTCAATCGGCGGGCTTACGCTTCCTTTGTGCTGTGTCGCAAGTGTGGCTATGTGGTGAAGTGCCGTCGGTGTGAAGTGTCGCTCTCTTATCACAAGGTAGACCATTCCCTGCGCTGCCACCACTGCGACTACCGCCAGAGCGTGCCCGCCAAATGTCCATCGTGTGGCGCGGTGCATATCTACCCCTTTGGGCTGGGCACGCAGAGGGTAGAGGAGGAGATGCAGCAGCTGTTCCCCGAAGCGCGCCTGCTGCGCATGGACCGGGACACCACCACCCGCAAGGGGGCGCATCACGTGTTGCTGGCTCGCTTCCGGGCGCATGAGGCAGACGTGCTCATCGGCACGCAGATGGTGGCGAAGGGGCTGGACTTCCCGAAAGTGACGCTGGTGGGCGTGGTGAGCGCGGATACGGCGTTGCACATCCCGGACTTCCGTGCCGCTGAGCGGGCATTCCAGCTGCTGACGCAGGTGGCGGGCAGAGCGGGGCGGGCGCAGCAGCCGGGCGAGGTGGTGGTGCAAACCTTCAACCCCGAACACGAGGCGATACAGACCGCCGCCACACACGACTACCTGCAGTTTTACGAGCGCGAAATCCTGCACCGCGAGGAGCTGCGCTATCCGCCGTTTTCCCGACTGGCAAACATCCTTGCCACACACCCCGAAGAGGCGAAAGCGGAAGAGACCTGCCATCGTGCAGCGGAGCGGCTGCGTGAAGTCATCGCGGCGGAGCGGATTGATGCGGAGGTTCTTGGACCGGTGCAGGCGCCCATCCCTCGTTTGCGCGGCTTATGGAGATGGCATTGTCTGGTGAAGTGTTATCAGCCGGAGGTACTGCCCGATTTGCTGCGCGATGCACTGGATGGAGTGTCCTGTCCACAGGGAGGCGTACTGCAGGTGGATATAGACCCCTACAGCGTGTTGTGA
- a CDS encoding peptidase — protein MPRAVVVHNVVKMHAQPDGESEQVSQTILGHTLLLPSAPDAGQDWVSVQTDDGYTGWVRAKQIRLLAEGEEYPVPGQVYRVNALWAFVRERPDANAPHLTIAPMGAWLEGNEWYEDWLQVVLPDGRTGWVGAQDMTPQWVMVTRAGSLRVEGMVLLQGKTAEPYRVPRIGWQNALVYTAKRLLGVPYLWGGSSPFGLDCSGFVQLVYRMCGVVIPRDADLQADFARTTEVELAQAQPGDLIFFAGGNDPHRRTVTHVGMVVDPEHFIHSAGGVGVHITRLDEPYYRSILWGMRRVLDP, from the coding sequence TTGCCCCGAGCGGTAGTGGTTCATAACGTGGTCAAAATGCACGCCCAGCCCGACGGTGAGAGCGAGCAGGTCTCTCAGACGATACTGGGACATACCCTGTTGCTGCCAAGCGCGCCCGATGCCGGGCAAGACTGGGTGAGCGTACAGACGGACGACGGTTACACGGGGTGGGTACGGGCGAAGCAGATACGCCTGCTCGCTGAAGGGGAGGAGTATCCTGTACCCGGGCAGGTTTACCGCGTCAACGCGCTATGGGCTTTTGTCCGCGAGAGACCCGACGCCAATGCTCCCCACCTGACCATTGCTCCCATGGGAGCCTGGCTGGAGGGGAACGAGTGGTATGAGGATTGGCTGCAGGTTGTTCTGCCGGACGGACGTACGGGCTGGGTGGGGGCGCAGGATATGACCCCGCAGTGGGTCATGGTCACCCGCGCTGGCTCGTTGCGTGTCGAGGGAATGGTTCTTCTGCAGGGAAAAACTGCAGAGCCTTACCGCGTGCCCCGCATAGGCTGGCAAAACGCTCTGGTATACACCGCCAAAAGGCTGCTGGGCGTTCCCTACCTGTGGGGAGGCAGTTCGCCTTTTGGACTGGACTGCTCGGGCTTTGTGCAGCTGGTGTATCGGATGTGTGGGGTGGTGATACCACGAGATGCCGACCTGCAGGCGGATTTTGCCCGAACCACCGAGGTGGAGCTGGCGCAAGCGCAACCGGGCGACCTCATCTTTTTCGCAGGGGGCAACGACCCTCACCGGCGCACCGTGACACACGTGGGGATGGTTGTGGACCCGGAGCACTTTATCCACTCTGCGGGCGGTGTGGGCGTCCACATCACTCGTCTGGACGAGCCCTATTACCGCTCCATCCTGTGGGGGATGCGGAGAGTGCTGGACCCTTAG
- a CDS encoding glycosyl transferase — protein sequence MDGRLVAVILFVAAPFVVLLGGIATFPRLCRRWNWLKVNYRGKVVPCSYGVIWWAFCSVLYAELAWTADTETRPLPTAFWLSAFGFGLLGLVDDLQGSTEFKGLRGHLRALRQGKVTTGLLKAAGGLALALVTASLLQTGWAVLVGGLLIALMANAMNLLDMRPGRAVSVFLVLSVVVVIYLLRTEQALTAALLGFLMAAALLLRRRDAAGEAMMGDVGSNLLGGVLGVSLAAGLPLWAQAIVLFLLAMLHLVAERVSLSQWIENTPWARQLDRMTGVR from the coding sequence ATGGACGGAAGACTGGTAGCGGTCATCCTCTTTGTGGCGGCGCCCTTCGTGGTGCTGCTAGGCGGTATTGCCACCTTCCCCAGACTCTGTCGTCGCTGGAACTGGCTGAAGGTGAACTATCGTGGGAAGGTCGTGCCCTGCAGCTACGGGGTTATCTGGTGGGCGTTTTGCAGTGTGCTGTACGCGGAGCTGGCATGGACGGCAGACACTGAAACACGCCCGTTGCCGACGGCGTTCTGGCTCTCGGCGTTTGGCTTCGGACTGCTGGGGCTGGTAGACGACCTGCAGGGCAGCACGGAGTTCAAAGGATTACGAGGACATCTGCGTGCTCTCCGACAGGGCAAGGTGACCACAGGGCTGCTGAAGGCGGCAGGAGGGCTCGCTCTGGCGTTGGTCACCGCCTCTCTGTTGCAGACCGGCTGGGCGGTGCTGGTGGGAGGTTTGCTCATCGCGCTGATGGCCAACGCGATGAATCTGCTGGACATGCGCCCCGGCAGGGCGGTTTCCGTGTTTCTGGTGTTGTCGGTGGTGGTGGTGATTTACCTGTTGCGCACCGAACAGGCGTTGACGGCGGCATTGCTGGGCTTCCTGATGGCGGCGGCGCTTTTGCTCCGCCGGCGCGACGCGGCGGGCGAGGCGATGATGGGCGATGTGGGTTCCAACCTGCTGGGCGGGGTGCTGGGTGTATCACTGGCAGCAGGTTTGCCCCTGTGGGCGCAGGCGATAGTGCTTTTCTTGCTGGCAATGCTGCACCTTGTGGCGGAGCGTGTCTCGCTCAGCCAGTGGATAGAGAACACTCCCTGGGCGCGTCAACTGGACCGCATGACAGGGGTGCGTTAG
- a CDS encoding glycosyl transferase, whose product MRRIFAIVPAHNESPTVAETVRALMRLPAEVLVVADACSDDTAECAREAGATVLVREGRGDKARALAKGLQGVRSQKPSDEDVVLLIDADVGSSAGEAVHLLQTVLDGDADMAVGVLPPAGRHGGFGLVAKFARWVLRRRTGRRFRAPLSGQRAIRWKVIQQLDALAEGFGVEVGLTIDLMHRGARVQEVEVRMTHRYTGRSWQGFLHRARQGWQVLLASMGWRRVQLWTEDW is encoded by the coding sequence ATGAGGCGTATCTTCGCCATAGTTCCGGCACACAACGAATCGCCAACGGTGGCAGAGACGGTGCGGGCGCTGATGAGGTTGCCTGCGGAGGTGCTGGTTGTTGCCGATGCCTGCAGTGACGACACCGCTGAATGCGCTCGGGAGGCTGGTGCGACGGTGTTGGTGCGAGAGGGACGTGGGGATAAGGCACGTGCGCTGGCAAAGGGCTTGCAAGGTGTGCGGTCGCAGAAACCTTCCGACGAGGACGTGGTGTTACTGATAGATGCCGACGTGGGTTCCAGCGCCGGCGAAGCAGTGCACCTGTTGCAAACCGTGCTGGACGGTGACGCGGACATGGCTGTCGGTGTGCTCCCACCCGCGGGTCGGCATGGCGGTTTCGGGCTGGTGGCAAAGTTCGCGCGATGGGTATTGCGACGCCGAACAGGCAGACGGTTTCGCGCCCCCCTGAGCGGTCAGCGAGCCATTCGCTGGAAAGTGATCCAGCAGCTGGACGCACTGGCAGAAGGCTTCGGAGTAGAGGTGGGATTGACCATTGACCTGATGCACCGGGGCGCGCGTGTGCAGGAAGTGGAGGTGCGCATGACGCATCGCTACACGGGCAGAAGCTGGCAAGGTTTCCTGCACCGGGCGAGACAGGGCTGGCAGGTGTTGCTTGCCAGCATGGGATGGAGGCGTGTGCAGCTATGGACGGAAGACTGGTAG
- a CDS encoding thiamin pyrophosphokinase, whose protein sequence is MQRLHAGDIAIIDHPDLDGVAAEALAARQVAAVVNLSPFITGRYPNSGPSILLRAGIPLYECHDTRLAEVVQEGAMATLSENTLYLSHLPDTCFPLQCLDEERTQQLLLLAQQRLKSELRAFAQNTLEYLQEESDALLDVLEVPEITTPIAGRHAVVVVRGERFKQDLIAIRNYLREMRPVLIGVDGGADALLEMGFQPDIIVGDMDSVSDRALRCGAELVVHQYTSTERVSPGLERVQRLGLPHQVWRTPGTSEDIAMLLAYEKGAEIIVAVGTHFSLLEFLEKGRRGMSSTFLTRLRVGDKLVDAKGVSRLYPRRFAWREFGWLFVAALMPVVVAFLLSPVGRDLVRLFMVWLRLRLRF, encoded by the coding sequence GTGCAGCGGCTGCACGCAGGCGACATCGCTATTATCGACCACCCCGACCTCGACGGTGTGGCGGCGGAGGCACTGGCGGCGCGGCAGGTAGCGGCAGTCGTGAATCTCTCCCCGTTTATCACGGGACGGTATCCCAACTCGGGACCGAGCATCCTCTTGCGTGCGGGAATACCCCTCTACGAATGCCACGATACCCGTCTGGCGGAGGTCGTGCAGGAGGGGGCGATGGCTACTCTCTCCGAAAACACCCTGTACCTGAGCCACCTGCCGGACACTTGCTTCCCGCTGCAGTGCCTGGATGAAGAGCGCACCCAGCAACTGCTCCTTCTCGCCCAGCAACGGTTGAAGAGCGAACTGCGCGCTTTCGCACAGAACACACTGGAATATCTGCAGGAGGAGAGCGATGCCCTGTTGGATGTCCTGGAGGTGCCTGAAATCACCACACCCATAGCAGGACGCCATGCGGTGGTGGTCGTGCGCGGTGAGCGGTTCAAACAGGACCTGATTGCCATTCGCAACTATCTGCGCGAGATGCGCCCGGTGCTCATCGGAGTGGATGGAGGAGCAGACGCGCTGCTGGAGATGGGCTTCCAGCCCGATATCATCGTGGGCGATATGGATAGCGTCAGCGACCGGGCGTTGCGGTGCGGTGCGGAGCTGGTGGTGCATCAGTATACCAGCACAGAGCGCGTCTCGCCCGGTCTGGAACGAGTACAGCGACTGGGGCTGCCTCATCAAGTGTGGCGAACTCCGGGCACCAGTGAAGATATCGCCATGTTACTGGCATATGAGAAGGGAGCAGAGATCATCGTTGCGGTCGGCACACATTTCAGCCTGCTGGAGTTTCTGGAAAAAGGGCGCAGAGGGATGTCCAGCACCTTTTTGACACGCCTGCGTGTGGGCGACAAACTGGTGGATGCCAAGGGGGTGAGCAGGCTCTATCCCCGGCGGTTCGCCTGGCGCGAGTTCGGATGGCTGTTTGTGGCGGCTCTGATGCCGGTGGTGGTGGCGTTCCTTCTGTCGCCGGTAGGGCGTGACCTCGTTCGCCTGTTCATGGTATGGCTGCGCTTGCGCTTGCGTTTTTAG
- the pyrK gene encoding dihydroorotate dehydrogenase B (NAD(+)), electron transfer subunit, whose translation MRCAEYCEVVANRPVATNQLEIEIHCPTVALHAQPGQFVQMRVQSGYEPLFSRPFSVFRRFPERGNFSVVYLARGTFTRMLAAKKPGETVFVVGPLGNRFSLRQPANEILHVLVAGGVGAPPLYLLAEEMVQQGIPRHRIVVVNGARRQDLLVCQEHFAELGVHLWAVTEDGSLGERGKVTDVLKSLHRRGELPHDHCQIYACGPTAMLEAVAQFAHKHHLRCQVSMETLMPCGLGVCLGCAVKVRTPQGTDYKRACVDGPIFDATEVVWK comes from the coding sequence ATGCGTTGCGCTGAGTATTGCGAGGTGGTTGCGAACCGACCGGTGGCGACCAACCAGCTGGAAATAGAAATCCATTGCCCAACCGTTGCACTGCACGCGCAACCCGGGCAGTTTGTGCAGATGCGTGTGCAAAGCGGTTACGAGCCGCTGTTCAGCCGACCGTTCAGCGTGTTCCGCAGGTTCCCCGAGCGGGGAAACTTCTCGGTGGTCTATCTGGCGCGAGGTACCTTTACCCGAATGCTTGCCGCCAAGAAGCCGGGCGAAACCGTGTTCGTCGTTGGACCGCTGGGCAACCGCTTCTCCCTGCGGCAACCTGCGAACGAAATACTCCATGTGCTGGTGGCAGGTGGTGTGGGCGCGCCGCCGCTGTATCTGCTGGCGGAGGAGATGGTGCAACAGGGCATTCCTCGCCACAGGATTGTGGTCGTCAACGGAGCGCGTCGGCAGGACCTGCTGGTGTGTCAGGAGCATTTTGCCGAGTTAGGCGTCCATCTGTGGGCGGTCACGGAAGACGGCAGCCTGGGCGAGCGGGGTAAAGTGACCGATGTGCTCAAGAGCCTGCACCGGCGCGGTGAACTCCCTCATGACCATTGCCAGATATACGCCTGCGGACCGACCGCGATGTTGGAGGCGGTGGCACAGTTTGCCCACAAGCACCACCTGCGCTGTCAGGTGTCGATGGAGACGCTGATGCCGTGTGGGCTGGGGGTATGTTTGGGCTGCGCGGTCAAGGTGCGTACCCCGCAAGGTACAGACTACAAGCGGGCGTGTGTGGACGGTCCCATCTTCGATGCGACGGAGGTGGTATGGAAATGA
- the pyrD gene encoding dihydroorotate dehydrogenase yields MSAVKMAVQLGPLRLQNPVLVASGTFGYGSEYADLVDLNRLGGIMVKGTTLHPRAGNPMPRMVETAAGCLNSIGLQNVGVEAFVHEKLPFLRQYRCAVIVNIAGDSYEEFEQLAERLDGVEGVHALEMNISCPNQEKGGIHFGVDPEATREVVSRVRQRTRLPLMVKLSPNVTDITVTARAAVDGGADILSLVNTFVGTAIDAKTRRFKLANITGGLSGPAIKPLALYMVWKVAQAVKVPIVGMGGIMNATDAVEFLLAGASAVAIGTANYVNPRVSIEVLEGIEQYLLEQGEKDVEDIVGTVKRCKPESEF; encoded by the coding sequence ATGAGCGCGGTAAAGATGGCGGTACAGCTGGGACCGCTGCGCCTGCAGAACCCCGTGCTGGTGGCGTCGGGCACGTTCGGCTACGGCAGCGAATACGCCGACCTGGTAGACCTGAACCGCTTGGGCGGTATTATGGTGAAAGGCACTACCCTGCATCCTCGCGCAGGCAACCCCATGCCCCGCATGGTGGAGACGGCAGCAGGCTGTCTGAACTCCATCGGCTTGCAGAACGTGGGGGTGGAGGCGTTCGTTCACGAAAAGCTGCCCTTCTTGCGCCAGTATCGTTGCGCGGTCATCGTGAACATTGCAGGCGACTCTTACGAGGAGTTCGAGCAGCTGGCGGAGCGACTGGACGGGGTAGAGGGCGTACACGCGCTGGAGATGAATATCTCCTGTCCCAATCAGGAGAAGGGGGGCATCCACTTCGGCGTAGACCCCGAAGCCACGCGCGAGGTGGTGAGCAGGGTGCGCCAGCGCACACGCCTGCCGTTGATGGTGAAGCTCTCTCCCAACGTGACGGATATTACCGTGACCGCACGGGCGGCGGTGGACGGCGGCGCGGACATCCTGAGCCTGGTCAACACCTTCGTGGGTACGGCGATTGACGCCAAAACGCGCCGTTTCAAGCTGGCGAACATCACGGGCGGTCTGTCGGGACCGGCGATTAAGCCCCTTGCGCTGTACATGGTCTGGAAAGTGGCGCAGGCGGTGAAAGTGCCCATCGTCGGCATGGGTGGCATCATGAACGCCACCGATGCAGTGGAGTTCCTGCTGGCGGGAGCGTCGGCGGTGGCAATAGGCACGGCGAACTATGTGAACCCGCGCGTGAGCATCGAAGTGCTGGAGGGGATCGAGCAGTACTTGCTGGAGCAGGGTGAGAAGGATGTGGAAGACATCGTCGGCACGGTGAAGCGATGCAAGCCCGAGAGCGAGTTCTGA
- the pyrF gene encoding orotidine 5'-phosphate decarboxylase, translating to MQARERVLIALDTSDAEQAVQWVRVLSPYVGGFKVGLELVHAAGFGIFDQLREAGASRLFYDAKLHDIPNTVGRAVRAIARMGVWMVNVHASGGRAMMEAAVEAAHSAPQPPLLIAVTVLTSLSSQELREQVGTRRGAANQVVHLALLAKQSGMDGVVASAQEARALRQRLGGEFLIVTPGIRLTGDSAGDQRRITTPSQAVRAGADYLVIGRSVTADADPVRKVLQVVDEIEARQGS from the coding sequence ATGCAAGCCCGAGAGCGAGTTCTGATTGCCCTGGACACTTCCGACGCCGAGCAGGCGGTACAGTGGGTGAGGGTGCTCTCGCCGTATGTGGGCGGATTCAAGGTGGGGCTGGAGCTGGTACACGCCGCAGGCTTCGGTATCTTTGACCAGCTGCGTGAGGCAGGAGCCAGCCGACTGTTCTACGATGCCAAGCTGCACGACATCCCGAACACGGTCGGGCGGGCGGTGCGTGCCATCGCGCGGATGGGTGTATGGATGGTGAACGTGCACGCTTCGGGAGGGCGCGCCATGATGGAAGCGGCGGTGGAAGCGGCGCACTCCGCGCCTCAGCCGCCTTTGCTGATTGCGGTCACCGTATTGACCAGCCTTTCCTCGCAGGAGCTGCGCGAGCAGGTAGGTACGCGGCGTGGGGCGGCGAATCAGGTGGTGCATCTGGCGTTGCTGGCAAAGCAATCGGGTATGGATGGCGTGGTAGCGTCGGCACAGGAGGCAAGGGCGCTGCGCCAGAGGCTCGGGGGAGAGTTTCTGATTGTCACCCCGGGCATACGATTGACTGGAGACAGTGCAGGCGACCAGAGGCGCATCACCACCCCCTCTCAAGCGGTTCGCGCGGGGGCGGATTATCTGGTGATCGGGCGTTCGGTGACGGCGGACGCCGACCCCGTGCGAAAGGTGCTTCAGGTGGTGGACGAGATAGAAGCCCGGCAAGGTAGTTAG